Proteins encoded by one window of Synechococcus sp. WH 7805:
- a CDS encoding Fe2+-dependent dioxygenase, producing the protein MNHLKLTLLSRKQCGSIISLLNQAEWVDGRTTAGAQASRGKINQQVEQRSPQLIEIQKIVQAAMWNQPAIKSFCLPRKLHRFQISKTSKGGGYESHVDNAYMSNGRSDLSFTVCLSDPKSFEGGSLEIDSISDSTEWKLLQGEIVIYPSTTLHRVNTVTSGERIVCVGWIESYIKSETDRVTLFQLDSGARGLLAKHGRSDELDQVFLAYTNLLRSLGT; encoded by the coding sequence ATGAACCATCTCAAACTTACACTTCTTTCACGGAAGCAATGCGGATCAATCATCAGCCTTCTCAATCAAGCAGAATGGGTCGATGGTCGTACAACGGCGGGGGCTCAAGCAAGCAGGGGAAAGATCAATCAACAAGTTGAGCAAAGATCCCCTCAGCTCATCGAAATACAAAAAATCGTCCAAGCAGCAATGTGGAATCAACCAGCCATTAAAAGCTTCTGCTTGCCTCGAAAACTTCATCGTTTTCAAATCAGCAAAACAAGCAAAGGTGGAGGTTACGAAAGCCATGTCGATAACGCCTACATGAGCAACGGAAGAAGCGATCTCTCCTTCACGGTCTGTCTTTCCGATCCCAAGAGCTTCGAAGGAGGAAGCCTGGAAATTGACAGCATCAGCGATTCAACCGAATGGAAGCTGCTGCAGGGTGAGATCGTGATTTACCCCAGCACGACATTACATCGGGTCAATACGGTCACCAGCGGCGAAAGAATTGTTTGCGTTGGCTGGATCGAAAGTTACATTAAAAGCGAGACTGATCGAGTTACGTTGTTTCAACTCGACAGTGGTGCTCGTGGGCTGCTAGCCAAACACGGACGAAGTGATGAGTTAGATCAAGTTTTTCTCGCATATACCAATTTACTGAGGTCACTAGGAACATAA
- a CDS encoding extracellular solute-binding protein, producing MKCIAAALFASITFTQFSVHAREVRVYSGRHYNADRQSYKDFSEQTGINVRLIEASGISLVERLKREKSNTNADVIILVDAARINNAATAGLFQPISSTVLKSNVPSRYRDPANRWFGLTRRVRAILVNPQLVNPARVQTYAQLASPDLKGKLCLRNRRNVYNQSLVADQLALKGEVSTKVWLSGVTANVTQPYFTGDIGLIRAVAQGKCGVGVVNHYYLARMLSGVNGSKDQQLARKVSIVMPKPAHVNISAAAVSRFAKNRMEAIQLIEFLTSPNGSAKFAGPTYEFPLRGIGSSVYLKGMTNFTPDSVSISQLSAFIPLAIQLMTQSGWK from the coding sequence ATGAAGTGTATTGCTGCCGCTCTTTTTGCATCAATCACTTTTACGCAGTTCTCGGTTCATGCTCGGGAAGTTCGTGTTTATTCTGGGCGTCATTACAATGCAGACAGGCAGAGTTATAAGGACTTTTCTGAGCAAACGGGTATTAATGTTCGTTTGATTGAGGCATCGGGGATCTCGCTTGTTGAACGGCTCAAGCGTGAAAAGTCCAATACAAATGCAGACGTGATCATCCTTGTGGACGCTGCTCGCATCAACAATGCTGCAACAGCTGGTTTATTTCAGCCCATATCATCGACCGTACTCAAATCAAATGTTCCTTCCCGTTATCGAGATCCAGCTAATCGCTGGTTCGGCTTGACTCGAAGAGTTCGTGCGATTCTCGTTAATCCACAGTTGGTCAATCCGGCCAGGGTGCAGACCTATGCGCAGCTGGCATCCCCAGATTTGAAGGGTAAGCTTTGCCTCAGGAATCGCAGAAATGTTTACAATCAATCTTTGGTTGCCGACCAACTTGCCCTGAAGGGTGAGGTTTCAACCAAGGTTTGGTTGAGTGGGGTGACAGCGAACGTCACACAGCCCTACTTTACTGGTGATATTGGCCTTATTCGTGCTGTTGCTCAAGGTAAGTGTGGTGTGGGTGTTGTCAATCATTATTATCTGGCCCGCATGTTATCGGGAGTGAATGGATCCAAAGATCAGCAGCTGGCTCGCAAGGTGTCGATCGTGATGCCCAAGCCTGCCCACGTGAACATCAGCGCGGCTGCAGTTTCGCGTTTCGCTAAAAATAGAATGGAAGCGATTCAGCTAATTGAATTCCTAACATCTCCGAACGGCAGTGCCAAATTCGCCGGGCCGACGTATGAATTTCCTCTCCGAGGAATCGGATCTTCGGTTTATCTGAAGGGCATGACTAACTTTACGCCCGATAGCGTTAGCATTTCTCAACTGAGTGCTTTCATTCCACTGGCAATACAGCTTATGACTCAGTCCGGTTGGAAATAA
- a CDS encoding UbiD family decarboxylase has product MALFRPGPGTRDLRSFIQLLEERGQLKRIQAPVDPDLELAAIADRVLASGGPALLFENVIGSSMPVAVNLLGTVERVVWSMGLERPEQLEDLGERLALLQQPRPPKGLGETKKFARVFWDLVKARPDRDLLPPCRQEIFKGDEVDLGQIPLIRPWPGDAGGVITLGLVITKDPETGVPNVGVYRLQRQSVNTMTVHWLSVRGGARHLRKAAAMGKKLEVAVAIGVHPLLVMAAATPIPVQLSEWLFAGIYAGEGVRLSPCKTLDLQVPSHSEVVLEGTITPGEVLPDGPFGDHMGFYGGVEDSPLVRFHCMTQRRDPIFLTTFSGRPPKEEAMLAIALNRIYTPILRQQIPEIKDFFLPMEALSYKLAVISIDKAYPGQAKRAAMAFWSALPQFTYTKFVVVIDSHLNVRDPRQVVWAIAAQVDPQRDLFVLENTPFDTLDFASEQLGLGGRMAIDATTKIGPEKNHEWGKPLSRPDDLEQRVTERLEELGLDDIGNEDPNPELFGYLLDQLISNRTES; this is encoded by the coding sequence ATGGCTCTGTTCCGCCCAGGCCCCGGCACCCGGGATCTGCGTTCCTTCATTCAACTCTTGGAGGAGCGTGGACAACTGAAGCGGATCCAGGCCCCCGTTGATCCCGATCTTGAACTGGCCGCCATCGCCGATCGCGTTCTGGCCAGTGGCGGACCAGCACTTCTTTTCGAGAACGTCATCGGCTCCTCCATGCCGGTGGCCGTGAATTTGCTCGGAACGGTGGAACGGGTGGTGTGGAGCATGGGCCTGGAGCGGCCGGAGCAACTGGAAGACCTTGGAGAACGGCTGGCCCTGCTGCAACAGCCGCGTCCCCCCAAAGGTCTCGGGGAAACCAAGAAGTTCGCGAGGGTGTTCTGGGATCTGGTGAAGGCGCGCCCCGATCGGGATCTGCTGCCTCCCTGCCGGCAGGAAATCTTCAAGGGTGATGAGGTGGATCTGGGCCAGATCCCACTGATCAGGCCCTGGCCAGGTGACGCCGGTGGCGTGATCACCCTTGGACTTGTGATCACTAAGGACCCGGAAACCGGGGTTCCGAATGTGGGGGTCTATCGACTGCAAAGACAGTCGGTGAACACCATGACGGTGCACTGGCTGAGCGTGCGCGGTGGTGCGCGCCACCTGCGCAAGGCAGCGGCCATGGGCAAAAAACTCGAGGTAGCCGTGGCCATCGGCGTCCATCCTCTGCTGGTGATGGCAGCAGCCACGCCGATTCCCGTGCAACTGAGCGAGTGGCTGTTTGCGGGGATTTACGCCGGCGAAGGGGTGCGGCTCTCACCCTGCAAGACCCTGGATCTGCAGGTCCCAAGCCACAGCGAAGTGGTGCTGGAGGGAACGATCACCCCCGGAGAGGTGCTGCCCGATGGCCCCTTCGGCGATCACATGGGGTTCTATGGCGGCGTCGAAGACTCACCACTGGTGCGCTTCCACTGCATGACCCAGCGCCGCGATCCGATCTTCCTCACAACGTTCAGTGGCCGTCCACCGAAGGAAGAAGCGATGTTGGCGATCGCTCTGAACAGGATCTACACACCGATCCTGAGACAGCAGATTCCAGAGATCAAGGATTTCTTCCTTCCCATGGAAGCCCTCAGCTACAAGCTGGCGGTGATCTCGATTGACAAGGCGTATCCAGGGCAAGCGAAGCGGGCGGCCATGGCCTTCTGGAGTGCGCTGCCCCAGTTCACCTACACCAAATTCGTTGTGGTGATCGACAGCCATTTGAACGTGCGTGATCCCAGGCAGGTTGTGTGGGCCATCGCTGCTCAGGTGGATCCCCAACGCGATCTGTTCGTGCTCGAGAACACGCCATTCGACACCCTTGACTTCGCCAGCGAGCAACTGGGATTAGGTGGACGGATGGCAATCGATGCCACCACCAAGATCGGCCCTGAGAAAAACCATGAGTGGGGGAAGCCCCTGAGCAGACCCGACGATCTCGAACAACGGGTGACAGAAAGGTTGGAAGAACTCGGTTTGGACGACATCGGTAACGAGGACCCGAATCCTGAGTTATTCGGCTATTTGTTGGATCAACTTATTTCCAACCGGACTGAGTCATAA
- a CDS encoding 2-phosphosulfolactate phosphatase family protein, translating into MQVSYFQVAADVPDAIGTPDGPDAAVVIDVLRATTTIAWALHNGAEAVQAFADLDQLRLQSQNWPEQSRLLLGERGGRMLEGFDLGNSPVAVTPEVVQGKRLFMSTTNGTRALQRVREVSVVMTVALPNRDAVAQRLLRDKSERVWMVGSGWEGTYSLEDSLAAGALAEQLAASGAQISNDEMQAALALWLQWKHDPEACLRIASHGQRLTRLGNHDADFSCCAALDQLNVVPTQTEPGVLKAIRV; encoded by the coding sequence ATGCAGGTTTCCTATTTCCAAGTGGCTGCTGATGTTCCCGATGCCATCGGCACACCGGATGGGCCCGATGCAGCTGTGGTGATCGATGTGCTGCGCGCCACCACCACCATCGCCTGGGCTCTTCACAACGGGGCCGAGGCGGTTCAGGCCTTCGCTGATCTGGATCAGCTGCGCCTTCAGTCACAAAACTGGCCGGAGCAATCCCGCTTGCTTCTTGGAGAGCGGGGTGGTCGCATGCTCGAGGGATTTGATCTCGGTAATTCTCCTGTGGCCGTGACTCCTGAGGTGGTGCAGGGAAAACGTCTGTTCATGAGCACCACCAATGGCACGCGTGCTCTGCAACGCGTGCGCGAGGTTTCTGTAGTGATGACGGTGGCTCTCCCCAACCGAGACGCTGTGGCTCAGCGACTCCTTCGGGACAAGTCGGAGCGGGTGTGGATGGTGGGCAGTGGTTGGGAGGGCACGTATTCCCTTGAGGATTCCCTGGCGGCAGGAGCGCTGGCCGAGCAGTTGGCGGCTTCTGGTGCCCAGATATCCAACGATGAAATGCAGGCCGCCCTCGCCCTCTGGTTGCAGTGGAAGCACGACCCTGAGGCCTGTCTGCGTATCGCGTCCCATGGGCAGCGCCTGACGCGGCTGGGAAATCACGACGCCGATTTCAGTTGCTGCGCCGCTCTGGATCAGCTGAATGTTGTGCCAACCCAGACCGAACCTGGGGTCTTGAAGGCCATCCGGGTCTGA
- a CDS encoding carbon-nitrogen hydrolase family protein produces the protein MSDFLAAAVQLTSTSDPETNFSAAEEQIDLAARRGAELIGLPENFAFIGEPEQRLAIAPALADQASQFLITMARRYQVVILGGGFPVPVGDGAHTWQRAQLVGRDGQVLASYDKIHLFDVDLPDGSSYRESSSFMPGSSPPPVVDVPGLCRVGVSICYDVRFPELYRHLVGAGAELLMIPAAFTAFTGKDHWQVLLQARAIENTAYVLAPAQTGSDVGRRFSHGHSMVIDPWGTVLADAGVSQGAAVAPVDLDHLARIRSQMPCLQHRRSTVF, from the coding sequence GTGAGTGATTTTCTGGCGGCTGCCGTGCAACTCACCAGCACTTCCGATCCAGAGACCAACTTCAGTGCTGCTGAGGAACAGATTGATCTGGCGGCCCGTCGGGGCGCCGAACTGATCGGACTTCCTGAGAATTTCGCCTTCATCGGTGAACCCGAACAGCGTCTGGCGATCGCACCGGCACTCGCCGATCAGGCGTCCCAGTTTCTGATCACCATGGCGCGTCGCTACCAGGTGGTGATTCTCGGCGGGGGATTTCCTGTTCCGGTGGGAGATGGTGCTCACACCTGGCAGAGAGCTCAGCTGGTGGGACGGGATGGTCAGGTCCTGGCCAGTTACGACAAAATCCACCTGTTTGATGTGGATCTTCCTGACGGGAGTTCCTACCGGGAATCCAGCAGTTTCATGCCGGGTTCCTCACCGCCTCCAGTCGTGGATGTTCCTGGACTGTGTCGGGTGGGGGTGTCCATCTGCTACGACGTGCGCTTCCCTGAGCTGTATCGCCATCTCGTCGGCGCTGGCGCCGAGTTGCTGATGATTCCAGCTGCCTTTACGGCTTTCACGGGTAAAGATCACTGGCAGGTGCTGCTTCAGGCCCGCGCGATCGAGAACACGGCTTACGTGTTGGCTCCGGCTCAGACGGGGAGCGATGTCGGACGTCGTTTCAGTCATGGTCATTCCATGGTGATCGATCCTTGGGGAACCGTTCTGGCAGATGCCGGGGTGTCCCAGGGGGCTGCCGTCGCTCCTGTCGATCTGGATCACCTCGCCCGTATTCGCAGTCAGATGCCCTGTCTGCAACACCGCCGATCCACGGTGTTCTGA
- a CDS encoding N-acetylmuramoyl-L-alanine amidase, with translation MPRLPLRFSALLIAAALQSTGWLMGLPARAASALAAWSLGRDGVLQLRTATGARLDAFFEAGDRRQGPRVWIDFPGELSRPRRILGSGPVREIRLGKPTPGATRLVIEFQQGVTLDPGNLRLVGTAPDRWKLMFEGLPTQGLRAIGEGDLNRASTGRWGGVRIRPTQTPVNAAGLPEVARGRYRVVVDPGHGGPDPGAVGINGIREAEIVLDISLQVARLLEAKGVQVTLTRTAEVDVDLPPRVSLANRIGATAFVSIHANAISMSRPDVNGIETFYFSDPRSARLAAHIQQQVLNVSPGSPNRGVRRGRFFVIRRTTMPAALVETGFVTGNIDSPRLATASHRRRLALAIAAGILEYLQGVR, from the coding sequence ATGCCACGGCTGCCTCTCCGTTTCAGTGCCTTGCTGATCGCCGCTGCTTTGCAGTCGACAGGATGGTTGATGGGATTACCCGCAAGGGCGGCCAGTGCCCTAGCGGCATGGTCCCTTGGCAGAGATGGTGTCCTGCAGCTGCGCACGGCCACCGGGGCGCGTCTGGACGCGTTCTTTGAGGCTGGTGATCGCCGTCAGGGCCCTCGGGTTTGGATTGATTTTCCTGGTGAGCTCAGTCGTCCCAGGCGGATTCTTGGTTCGGGGCCTGTGCGTGAAATCCGCCTTGGCAAGCCAACGCCTGGCGCTACCAGGTTGGTGATCGAGTTTCAGCAGGGGGTGACGCTCGACCCGGGAAATCTGCGGTTGGTGGGGACGGCGCCGGACCGATGGAAGCTGATGTTCGAGGGACTTCCCACCCAAGGTCTGCGCGCGATCGGTGAGGGAGATCTCAACCGCGCCAGCACTGGGCGATGGGGAGGCGTACGTATCCGGCCGACGCAGACTCCGGTCAATGCTGCAGGCCTGCCTGAAGTAGCCAGAGGCCGGTACAGGGTTGTGGTGGATCCAGGGCATGGAGGGCCTGATCCCGGTGCGGTCGGTATCAACGGAATTCGTGAGGCTGAGATCGTTCTCGATATCTCCTTGCAGGTTGCCCGCCTTCTGGAAGCCAAAGGTGTCCAAGTGACCCTGACGCGCACGGCTGAAGTGGATGTGGACCTGCCACCACGCGTCTCACTCGCGAATCGCATCGGCGCCACGGCGTTCGTCAGCATTCATGCCAACGCCATCAGCATGTCGCGCCCGGATGTGAATGGCATCGAGACTTTCTACTTCTCTGATCCCCGATCGGCGCGTCTTGCGGCTCATATCCAGCAGCAGGTGCTCAATGTGTCGCCAGGCAGCCCAAACCGAGGTGTCCGTCGCGGCCGGTTCTTCGTGATCCGACGAACCACCATGCCCGCGGCGCTTGTGGAAACGGGATTCGTGACCGGAAACATCGACTCACCCCGTCTGGCTACGGCATCGCATCGCCGCAGGCTGGCGCTTGCCATCGCAGCAGGCATTCTTGAGTATCTGCAAGGGGTTCGTTGA
- the murI gene encoding glutamate racemase yields the protein MTIRLGLFDSGLGGLTVLRRVLERHGAVPTIYLGDTARVPYGSRSPSEIRVIASEVVAWLRHQKVTTVVMACNTTNALARDVAEGKAGVPVVGLIGAAAAMVRESRVGVLATPATVASGAYRDSIEALHPGTLVVQQACPDFVPLIEAGDLNCDELYRAAIRYLQPLLEASVQSIVLGCTHYPLLLPLLSNLLPESIRLIDPALGVASQLDVLLGQPLPGGLDQPLALGATHIYVTSDPQGFADRATPWLGQRPRVEQIALQSPVDAF from the coding sequence TTGACCATCCGTCTCGGTTTGTTCGACAGCGGCCTGGGGGGGCTGACGGTGCTGCGGCGTGTGCTTGAGCGTCATGGCGCAGTCCCCACGATTTATCTCGGAGACACGGCCCGGGTGCCCTACGGCAGCCGTTCTCCATCCGAGATCCGAGTCATTGCCTCCGAAGTGGTCGCTTGGCTTCGTCACCAGAAGGTGACCACAGTGGTGATGGCTTGCAATACCACCAATGCTCTTGCCCGTGATGTGGCTGAGGGTAAGGCTGGGGTTCCAGTGGTCGGCCTGATCGGAGCCGCTGCCGCCATGGTGCGGGAGTCGCGGGTGGGTGTGCTGGCCACTCCAGCGACCGTTGCATCCGGGGCCTATCGAGACAGCATCGAAGCTCTTCACCCTGGAACGCTTGTGGTGCAGCAGGCTTGTCCGGACTTTGTGCCCCTCATTGAGGCAGGGGACCTGAACTGCGACGAGCTGTACAGAGCAGCGATCCGCTACCTCCAGCCTCTCCTGGAGGCATCCGTGCAATCGATCGTGCTCGGTTGCACCCATTACCCGCTGCTTCTTCCTCTCCTCTCAAACCTCTTGCCGGAGTCGATCCGGCTGATCGATCCGGCTCTCGGTGTTGCCAGCCAGCTTGACGTTCTCCTTGGGCAGCCGCTGCCGGGTGGACTCGATCAGCCGCTAGCTCTGGGGGCTACCCATATCTATGTGACGTCCGATCCGCAGGGATTCGCCGACCGTGCGACTCCCTGGCTAGGGCAACGCCCCCGGGTCGAACAAATTGCTCTGCAGTCGCCGGTCGATGCCTTCTAG
- the sds gene encoding solanesyl diphosphate synthase produces the protein MATVTELLQPVEADLEILLSDLRSLIGAGHPILQAAAEHLFSAGGKRLRPGIVLLVSRGLSPEGELSPRHRRLAEITEMIHTASLVHDDVVDEAGTRRGVETVHSRFNHRVAVLAGDFLFAQASWHLANLDNLDVVKLLSRVIMDLADGEVKQGLFRYDTGQTFETYLEKSYCKTASLIANSARAAGVLSGCTEPQLESLYHYGRQLGLAFQVVDDILDFTGSDQQLGKPAASDLSSGYLTAPALYALEENPSLGVLIEREFSNEGDLDEALRIVRQSDAIARTRQLAERFAQESREALSWLPESPSRSALLELPDFVLSRLY, from the coding sequence ATGGCCACCGTCACCGAGTTGTTGCAGCCGGTCGAGGCGGATCTTGAGATCCTGCTCAGCGATCTTCGCAGCCTGATCGGTGCAGGGCACCCGATTTTGCAGGCAGCTGCCGAGCATCTGTTCAGTGCCGGTGGCAAACGGCTGAGGCCAGGAATTGTTCTGCTTGTGTCACGAGGCTTATCTCCAGAAGGTGAGCTCTCCCCCAGGCATCGGCGTCTGGCAGAGATCACTGAAATGATCCACACCGCATCCTTGGTTCACGATGATGTGGTGGATGAGGCTGGGACTCGCCGAGGTGTGGAAACGGTCCATAGCCGTTTCAACCATCGCGTCGCTGTCCTTGCTGGCGACTTTCTGTTCGCACAGGCCAGCTGGCACTTGGCCAATCTGGACAACCTCGATGTGGTGAAACTTCTCAGCCGAGTGATCATGGATCTGGCTGATGGAGAGGTGAAGCAGGGGCTGTTCCGCTACGACACGGGTCAGACCTTTGAGACCTATCTCGAAAAGAGCTACTGCAAAACAGCCTCCCTGATTGCCAACAGTGCCAGGGCGGCCGGAGTTCTCAGTGGGTGTACCGAGCCTCAGTTGGAATCCTTGTATCACTACGGCAGGCAACTGGGCTTGGCCTTCCAGGTGGTTGACGACATTCTTGATTTCACAGGAAGTGATCAACAGCTCGGCAAGCCTGCTGCCAGTGATTTGTCCAGCGGTTATCTCACCGCTCCAGCGCTGTATGCGCTTGAAGAGAATCCTTCCTTAGGTGTGCTGATTGAAAGGGAATTCAGCAACGAAGGTGATCTCGATGAAGCCCTTCGGATTGTGCGCCAATCCGATGCGATCGCTCGAACCCGTCAGCTTGCTGAACGCTTCGCTCAGGAGTCCCGTGAGGCTCTGAGCTGGCTTCCTGAATCACCTTCCCGTTCGGCATTGCTGGAGCTGCCAGATTTCGTGTTGAGTCGTCTCTACTGA
- a CDS encoding HAD family phosphatase, whose product MPEPGSTRVRTVRPEAFLFDLDGVLLDTEPLHAIAWRQAATHFGTDLTDGQLAQLQGKRRLENSRQVCSWISQPITPEELLAVRQPIAADLMASAPAMPGAESLVRYIHSLNLPMALVTSSERTSMQHKIGHHSWVNLLQVQVCGDDSALKAGKPAPDPYKLGASKLNVNPQDCWAIEDSDAGCQSAAEAGCNVWRLMQPVEFARPYSHQAVITIKALSELETQLRRSVQ is encoded by the coding sequence ATGCCAGAGCCGGGGTCCACTCGCGTTCGAACAGTCAGACCTGAGGCATTTCTCTTCGATCTGGACGGCGTCCTCTTGGACACCGAACCTCTGCATGCCATCGCCTGGCGCCAGGCGGCGACGCACTTCGGAACCGATCTCACTGATGGGCAGCTTGCGCAACTGCAGGGCAAGCGCCGGCTGGAGAATTCCCGGCAGGTCTGTTCATGGATCAGTCAACCCATCACTCCAGAGGAGTTGCTCGCGGTGCGTCAACCGATTGCCGCCGACCTGATGGCCTCAGCCCCGGCGATGCCGGGAGCCGAATCCCTCGTGCGGTACATCCACTCCTTGAATCTGCCGATGGCCCTGGTCACCAGCAGTGAGCGAACTTCGATGCAACACAAAATCGGTCACCATTCCTGGGTGAATCTGTTGCAGGTCCAAGTGTGTGGAGACGACAGCGCCCTGAAGGCTGGAAAACCAGCTCCTGATCCTTACAAGCTGGGAGCCTCAAAACTGAATGTGAACCCTCAGGATTGCTGGGCAATCGAAGATTCCGATGCCGGATGCCAATCAGCGGCAGAAGCCGGTTGCAACGTCTGGCGACTCATGCAACCCGTTGAATTCGCGAGGCCGTACAGCCATCAAGCAGTGATCACTATCAAGGCACTCTCCGAATTGGAAACCCAATTACGACGATCCGTTCAGTAG
- the acs gene encoding acetate--CoA ligase — MSEGSTIESVLKEQRVFAPPIELTQSARIGGMDAYQAMADAARNDPETFWGNAARQELDWFTPFEQVLDWTNPPFARWFQGGTTNLSHNCLDRHLHGETADKTALIWEGEPGDVRRFTYRELHAEVCKAANALKSMGIGKGDLVALYMPMVPEAAIAMLACARVGAPHSVVFGGFSAEALRDRLIDGEAKAVITADGGFRKDKPVSLKPAVDAALADGACPSVTSVLVVQRTEQPVDMVQGRDQWWHELVDGQSSDCPAEPMESEDRLFVLYTSGSTGKPKGVVHTTAGYNLWAHLTFQWIFDLRDDDVFWCTADVGWITGHSYIVYGPLSNGATTVMYEGAPRPSNPGAFWELIQKHRVTIFYTAPTAIRAFMKNGRTVPDQFDMSSLRLLGTVGEPINPEAWIWYQDVIGGGRCPIIDTWWQTETGGVMISPLPGATPTKPGSATLPLPGIEADVVDADGNSVGANEGGYLVVRRPWPGMMRTVHGNPERFRQSYWEYIRPEDGSYIYFAGDGARRDADGYFWVMGRVDDVINVSGHRLGTMEIESALVSHPAVAEAAVVGRPDELKGEGIVAFVTLEADRESNDALIAELRAHVGTEIGPIARPDEIRCSDALPKTRSGKIMRRILRALAAGEDVTGDTSTLEDRSVLDRLRA; from the coding sequence ATGAGCGAAGGTTCCACGATCGAAAGCGTGCTCAAGGAACAGCGCGTTTTTGCTCCGCCCATTGAGCTCACTCAGTCAGCACGGATTGGTGGCATGGATGCCTATCAAGCCATGGCCGATGCAGCCAGGAACGATCCGGAAACGTTCTGGGGCAATGCGGCTCGCCAGGAACTTGATTGGTTTACACCGTTTGAGCAGGTGCTCGACTGGACCAACCCTCCCTTCGCTCGCTGGTTCCAGGGAGGCACCACCAACCTCTCCCACAATTGTCTTGACCGGCATCTTCACGGTGAAACGGCCGACAAGACGGCTCTGATCTGGGAAGGGGAACCCGGCGATGTCCGCCGTTTCACTTACAGAGAACTGCATGCCGAGGTGTGCAAGGCAGCCAATGCGCTGAAGTCCATGGGCATTGGCAAGGGGGATCTGGTGGCCCTCTACATGCCGATGGTTCCGGAAGCGGCCATCGCCATGCTGGCCTGCGCCCGAGTCGGTGCTCCCCATTCAGTGGTGTTCGGAGGCTTCTCTGCAGAAGCGCTTCGGGACCGGTTGATCGATGGTGAGGCCAAAGCTGTGATTACCGCCGACGGTGGCTTTCGCAAGGACAAGCCCGTTTCTCTGAAACCTGCCGTTGATGCTGCTCTCGCTGATGGTGCCTGTCCATCGGTGACCTCCGTGCTGGTGGTGCAGCGCACCGAGCAGCCGGTGGACATGGTGCAGGGCCGTGATCAGTGGTGGCATGAGCTGGTGGATGGTCAGTCCAGCGACTGCCCGGCTGAGCCCATGGAGAGTGAAGACCGGCTCTTCGTGCTTTACACCTCTGGATCCACCGGCAAACCCAAAGGTGTGGTGCACACCACGGCGGGTTACAACCTCTGGGCTCATCTCACGTTTCAGTGGATCTTTGATCTCCGTGATGACGACGTGTTCTGGTGCACAGCGGATGTGGGCTGGATCACCGGTCACAGCTACATCGTGTATGGCCCGCTGTCGAATGGGGCCACCACGGTGATGTATGAGGGAGCGCCACGACCTTCCAACCCGGGAGCTTTCTGGGAGTTGATCCAGAAGCACAGGGTGACGATTTTCTACACCGCTCCCACCGCGATCCGGGCCTTCATGAAGAACGGTCGGACCGTGCCTGACCAGTTCGATATGAGTAGCTTGCGACTGCTCGGAACCGTTGGCGAACCCATCAATCCCGAAGCCTGGATCTGGTATCAAGATGTGATTGGTGGTGGTCGCTGCCCGATCATCGACACCTGGTGGCAGACCGAAACAGGCGGCGTGATGATCAGCCCGCTCCCTGGGGCCACACCCACCAAGCCGGGTTCAGCCACCCTGCCGCTGCCCGGGATCGAGGCCGATGTGGTGGACGCCGATGGCAACAGTGTGGGGGCCAATGAAGGGGGATATCTGGTCGTGCGTCGTCCCTGGCCGGGGATGATGCGAACGGTGCATGGCAATCCGGAGCGCTTCCGCCAGAGCTATTGGGAGTACATCCGTCCTGAGGATGGCAGCTACATCTACTTCGCCGGTGATGGTGCTCGACGGGATGCGGATGGTTACTTCTGGGTGATGGGACGCGTGGACGATGTCATCAACGTGTCTGGCCATCGCCTTGGCACCATGGAAATCGAATCAGCCCTGGTTAGTCACCCTGCGGTGGCGGAGGCCGCTGTGGTCGGTCGTCCTGATGAGCTGAAAGGCGAGGGCATCGTGGCGTTCGTCACCCTTGAGGCCGATCGCGAATCCAATGACGCCCTGATCGCTGAGTTGCGGGCTCATGTGGGCACCGAAATCGGTCCGATCGCTCGCCCTGATGAAATCCGCTGCAGCGATGCCCTTCCTAAAACGCGCAGCGGCAAGATCATGCGCCGGATTCTCAGGGCACTGGCTGCCGGAGAGGATGTGACAGGTGACACCAGCACCCTGGAAGATCGCTCCGTGCTGGATCGTTTGCGGGCCTGA